The nucleotide sequence GGGACTGCACCACCCCGGCCCTTCCGAAGGCTTCACCGACGGGTTCGACGTCGTGCGGGACCTCGCGACGCGCTTCCCGCCGGAGCGCGTCGAGGCGGCCACCGGCATCGACGCCAATACGCTGCGCCAGGTCGCCCGCGACTTCGCGCGGGCGGAACGGGCCGCGTGCTACGGGCGTGTCGGCGCATCGACGCAGGAGTTCGGCAGCCTCACCTGCTGGCTGATCACGGTCCTCAACACGGTGACCGGTCGTCTCGATGCCGTCGGCGGCGTCATGTTCACGCGTCCGGCGATCGACCTCGTCGGTCGCCATGTCGGTCGGGGTCACCTGGGTCGATGGCGGAGCCGCGTGCGAGGGCTGCCGGAATTCGCCGGCGAACTCCCCGTGGCCGCGCTCGCCGAGGAAATCGACACGCCGGGACCGGGTCGGGTGCGCGCGCTCGTCACGGCGGCGGGCAACCCGGTGCTCTCGACGCCCGACGGGGCCCGGCTCGACCGGGCGCTGTCGGGCCTCGACTTCATGGTCTCGATCGACATCTACCTGAACGAGACGACGCGCCATGCCCACCTGATCCTGCCGCCGACCTCGCCGCTCGAACGCGACCACTACGACCTCGTATTCCACGCCCTCGCCGTCCGCAACACCGCGAAGTGGTCGCCCGCCGTCTTCGCGCCGCCCGCCGGCGCTCGACACGACTGGCAGATCCTGAACGCGCTGGCGTGGCGACTCGAGCGACGCAGCCCGCTGGCGCGCGCTCGAGCCTGGCTCACCTCGGCAGCACTCGCGTGGATGGGTCCGCCGCGCATGGTCGATCTCGCCCTGCGCGCCGGCCCGTACGGCACCGGCTGGCGACCGTCCGCGCGAGGACTGCGCCTCGGCCGGCTTCGCCGCGCGCCGCACGGCCTCGACTTCGGCGCACTCGTGCCCTGCCTGCCCCAGCGTCTCTTCACGCCCGACAAGCGGGTCCGCCTTGCGCCGCCTGCCTTGCTCGCCGAGGTACCGCGCCTGGAGCGAGCGCTGCTCGAGGGCGAACGGCCGTCCGGCCTGGTCCTGATCGGGCGGCGCGACCTGCGGTCGAACAACTCGTGGATGCACAACAGCGCGCGGCTCGTGAAGGGCCCCGAGCGCTGCACGCTGCTCATGCATCCAGACGATGCGGCGCACCTCGGGCTGGCCGACGACCACCGCGTCACGGTTCGCTCGAACGTCGGCGCCGTCGACGTCGTGCTCGAGGTCTCGACCTCGATCGCGCCGGGTGTCGTGTGCCTCCCGCACGGCTTTGGTCACGGTCGGGCGGGCACGCGGCTCGCCGTGGCGGCCGAGCGTCCCGGCGCGAGCTTCAACGACCTCACCGACCCCGCGCGCGTCGACCTCGTCTCTGGCAATGCCGTGCTGACGGGCGTGCGCGTCGTCGTCACGCGGTCGCCTGCGACCGCGTGATATCCTCGGCCGATTCATGCCCATCGACCGATTCGTCCGCCGCCTGGCCGCCACCCTCGCGCTCACCCTGCCCCTCGCGCTCGCTCCGGCCGGCCCCGTTTCGGGCACGGCCCGGAGCTCGCCGCAGGGAGAGGCGTCCGTCGCGAACGAGTTGAGGGCGCCGTCGTCGAGCCAGCCCGCCCGGCCGGCCGACCACGTGATCGTGATCTCCATCGACGGCTTCCATCCGGCGACCTATCTCGACGCCGAGCGGCACGGCTACGAAATGCCGACGCTCGCCGCGCTCAGCGACGCGGGCAGCCATGCCGATGGCGCCATCGTGTCAGCGCCCTCACTCACCTACCCGTCGCACACCTCGCTGGCGACGGGCGTGCGGCCGGCCCGTCACGGGATCGTCAGCAACACGATCTTCGACCCCGGCACGGGGTCGCAGATGTGGTACTTCGAGGCCCGCCATCTCCGGGTGCCGGCGCTCTGGGACCTCGCCAGGGGACACGGGCTCACGACGGCCGGCGTCTCGTGGCCCGTCACCGTCGGCGCCACGATGGACGTGCTGTACCCCGAGACGAACCAGGCGCCGCGACACATGTCGTGGCTGGCGCTGGCGCGCCAGCAGTCGACGCCAGGCCTCATCGATGCCGTCGTCGAGCGGCTCGGCGGGTTCGGCGAGAACGACAACCGTGACCCCGTGCAGCGCGACCGGTTCGCCGCGGCCGTCGCGACCCACGTCATTCGCGCCCACCAGCCGCACCTGCTGATGGTGCACCTGATGCAGACCGACAGCGCGCAGCACGCGCACGGCCCGCATTCGCCCGAGGCCAGGGAAGCCTTCGCGAACGTCGACGCGCACCTCGCCGCCATCGTGCGGGCGACGGAGGAGGCCGGCATGCGCGAGCGCACCGCCTTCGTGGTCTCCGGCGACCATGGCTTCTACCGCATCCACTCGGTGTTCCAGCCGAACGTGATCCTGCGGCGAGCCGGCCTGCTCACCACCAACGAGCGCGACCGGCTGCTCGCGTGGCGCGCGCTCGCGCACGGCCTGGCCATTCGAGTCGACGAACCGGCGAACGCGGAGCTCGTCGAGCGGGTGGCCACGCTGTTTGAAGACCTCGCCCGCGGGCAGTACCGAGGGTTGTTCCGCGTGGTCCGCCGGGCCGAGCTCGACGAGCACGGGGCCTACCCCGACGCCGCGTTCTTCCTCGAGCCAGCCGAGGGGTACTACGTGTCGGACGGGTTCGCCGATGATGCGTTCCTCGTGGCGTCGAACCGGCGGGGCGCGCACGGATACCTGCCGACGAACCCCGCCCTGCACACCGGCTTCGTGGCGTCCGGGGCGGGCGTCGCACGCGGCGTCCCGCTCGCGGTCATCCGCCAGATCGACATCGCGCCGACCGTGGCGCGGCTGCTCGGCTTCGAGCTGCCGGATGCCGACGGTGTGCCCCTCGTTGGACTCGTCGCCGCGCCAGGGGCAGAGGCCGCCCGATGACCGGCCGCTCTTCGACTCGACCGTGATTCGATCCTCGCCTTGCGACTGTCGGCGACCGGCTGCCGGCCAGCACGCGGATGTCCGGCGGGCCGTGGCCGCTTCGTCGCCTCACCGGCGATGGTGCAAAGCGGCTGGCTCGCATCCCGGCGTGCTGCCGGTCAGCCCGGCAGGCGCCAGCCGGACGCCGCCAGCCCGATCGTCGAATTGGGGTGGAATTCGGCCCGCGCGAGCGTCCGTCACCCGGTGAACACGCCGATTGCGACGCCGGCCGCAACGCCGACGAGCAGCCAGAGGGCCGGCCAACGCAGACTGCGGCCCAGGAGGTCGATCGCCCCGTCGGGGTCGTAGGGCACCATGACGGGTGAAGTGGCAAGTTCACGGCCAAACGTGACACCGGGTCGGCCGGACGTCGGCGTGGCCCGATGTTCGGCCGGATCCATCAGAGGGTGCCGACCGAGGCATCTGACACGGGAGCGGCTGTCGCCAGATCTGCGATGCCGGGCGACGACCCCCGTGGGAGAATCTGCCACCTGAGCCTCGCGTTATCCTGTGAGAGCCGATGCGGACCGCACTCAGCCACGCTTGGTACACCCTGCGCACGCGTCTCACCGCACGCGTTGCGTGGGACGTGGTGATGGTCTACATCGCCATCGCGAACCTCACGCTCATCACGTTCGACTTCACCTACCTGTGGCTGCGCCCGGGTTACTTCGACTACGCGCCCCTCGTCACGCGCCTGTACGATCCGGTCAAGGGCATCGCCCCCCATCCTGGCACCGAGGCCCTGCTCGACCAGGTCGATCGTCTGCAGGCGCTCGTCGACCAGGGCGCGCCGCCGCACGAGGTGGAGGCAGCGCTCTCGGACGTGCGGGCTGCGAGCCGCGTCGAGCTCGCCGCCAACCCGTTCGAGCGCTCGGGTCAGTCGTGGGCGTTCCGGGCCCTCGAGCGGCGCGTGCTCGATCTCGCCGCGACCGAGCTTGGCGTGCCCTCGTCGAGCCTCGATGCGGCCCGGGCCTTCGAGCAGTTCTGGAACGTGCCCGCCGACCGCCTCACCGAGCGCCTCGACCTGTTCGACGAGATCCAGCGCCCGGCGCTCGCCCGCAATTTCCATCGCGACTACGGTCTCGACGGCCAGCTCGAAGACTACTTCTGGCTGATCGACCTGCCGTTTCTCGCGGTCTTCGCGCTGGAGTTCTTCGGGCGGTGGGGGTGGTCGATCTACCGGCGCGAGTATCCGCGCTGGTTCATCTTTCCGATCCTGAACTGGTACGACCTGCTGAGCCTGGTGCCGGTCAAGGAGCTGCGCTTCCTGCGCCTGTTCCGCGTGGCGTCGATCTACGTCCGCCTCCGCCGCAGCGGCGCCACCGGCCTCACGACCGACCCGGTGAGCCGCGCGGCCGACTATCTCTTCAACATCATCAAGGAAGAGGTATCGGACATGGTGACGCTGCGCATCCTGAGCGAGACCCGCGCCGAGCTCACGGCGGGCACCCATACGCGGATCGTGCGGTCGGTCGTCACGCCCCGGCGCGACCGCATCGCGCGCGAGATCGCCACACGCCTTCAGCACGCCCTCGCGAGCGCCGAGGTCCGCGAGAAGCTGCGCGCGCTCGTCCAGCAGCACCTCGACCAGTCGGTCGAGAGCGCGGGCGCCTTTCGCACCATCCCGCTGCCGAACGCCGTGCTCGGCCCGCTCGTGCGCACGATCGGCGAGGTGGTCTTCGATTCGCTCGCCGACACGATCACCGCGACGTTGCAGACCGACGACGGCCGCCGCACGCTGGAGGGCGTTCTCGCCGACACCATCGACGGCATCGTCGTCGAGTTGACCGACGGCGAGCTCGAGGCGGTCATCCGCGAGATCAGCATCGAGACCATCGACCACATCAAGACCCACGTCCGTGTCAGGAAGTGGCTCCAGAACGGCGAGCGCGGCGCCGGGGTAAAGTCTTCGCCGGTCGTGCCGAATCCGTGATCGTCGACATGCGCGCCCAGCCTTCCGGCCCTCTTCGCCGCTTCTTCTCCTCGCTCTCGGTCGCCGCGGCGCTCGGCGTGTCGCTCGGAGCCCAGGCACCCGCAGCCCGCACGGCCGGGGTCGCGCCGGAGGTCGGCACGCGCGTCGACGCGGTGTTCGCGAGGTGGAACTCGACCGCCACGCCGGGATGCAGTGTCGGCGTGAGCCGCGGCGGGCAGCCGGTGCTCGCGCGCGCGTACGGCATGGCCGACCTCGAGCACGCGGTGCCCAACACGCCCGACACGGTATTCGAGGCGGGGTCGGTCGCCAAGCAGTTCGTGGCAGCGGCGGTGCTTCAGCTCGCCCGGAGCCGCAAGCTCTCGCTCGACGACCCCGCACGAACGTATCTGCCCGAGTTGCCCGACTACGGCGCCCCGATCACGGTTCGGCAGCTCCTGCAGCACACGAGCGGCCTGCGCGACTGGGGCGCGGTCGCGGCCCTCGGCGGCTGGCCCCGGCACACCCGGGCCTATACGCACGCGCACGTGCTCGACATCGTGAGCCGGCAGCGGGCGCTAAACTTCAACCCGGGCGACAGCTACTCGTACACCAACACCGGCTACAACCTCGCGGCGATTCTCGCCTCCCGCGTGTCGAGGATGTCGTTTGCCGACTACACGCGCGACACGCTCTTCCGTCCACTCGGGATGACGCGCACCGGCTGGCGCGACGACTTCACCGCCATCGTCAAGGATCGGGCGATTGCGTACACGCGCACGGAGCAGGGCTGGCGCATGCAGATGCCGTTCGAGAACGTCCACGGCAACGGAGGCCTGCTCACCACGGTGGACGACCTGCTCGCCTGGAACGAGAACTTCGTGCACGGCAGGGTGGGCGGCCCGGAGTTCGCGCGCGACATGCTGCAGCCGGCCCGGCTCAACGACGGCCGCGACATCGAGTACGCCCTGGGCCTGTTCGCGACCACGTGGCGGGGCATCCGCGAGATCCACCACCCCGGCGCGACGGCCGGCTACCGGGCGTTCCTGGCCCGCTACCCGGACCAGCACGTGTCGGTGGCGGTGCTCTGCAACGCCGACGACGCCGACGCGGCGTCGCTCGGTCGGCAGGTGGCCGAGCTCTTCCTCGACCGGTTGTCGACGCGCTCGGAGATCAATGGCGTGCGCCTGGTCCGGGCGGTGCTCGACGCGCGCGCCGGCCTCTATCGGAACGTCGCGACTGGCGACGCGTTGACGCTCGTCGTCGACGGCGAGGGGCTCCGGGTCCCTGGCGGCCGGCGGTTCATCCCGTTGTCGCAGACCCGGTTCCAGTCGCCCGACGGCGCGCTGATGGAGTTCGACATCGGCACCAATGGCCGGCCCCGCGGGTTCAACGCGGCATGGTCGGCCAACGAGCGGCACCGCTTCGAGCCGACCGCGAAGGCCTCGCCGACGCCGGCCCAGATGAGGGAGCTCGAGGGCAGCTACACGAGCGCCGAGGTCGAGACGGCGTTCACGGTGTTCGTCGAGAAGAACACCCTGAAGCTGCGCCAGCGCCCCGACCGCGAGTGGACGCTGCGACCGCTCTACGCCGACGCCTACTGGACGCCGCTCGCCCTGGTCCGCTTCATCCGCGACGCGGAGGGACGCGTGATCGAGATGAGCCTCGGCGTCAGCCGCGCGCGTGACGTGCGGTTCGCGCGCATGCCGTGACGACTGCCGGAGCCGCTCGCCGCCCAGACCAGATTCGTCTCACCACAAGCGCATCCCGGGGGCAGGGCGCTCACCGCCCCGCGAGCATGGCCTCGCGCACCGCCTTGAACTCCGTGCCGGGCTTCCACTCCGGCCAGGTCGTCGCCTGCAGCACGCGATACCCCACCAGGAACATGAACTGGGTGTCCTCGACCATGCCGCCGAGATCCCAGTCGGGCTTCACCTCGTCGCTCGGCTTGTGGTAGTCGTTCGCGGTGAACGCGTCACGCTTCTCCTGCCCGTACCCGTCGGGCTTGCCGACGAACGTCGGCCCGCTGTCGGCGTAGAGCGCCGGCACGCCCTGCTTCGCCAGTTCGAAGTGGTCGGACCGGTAGAAGAAGCCCTTCTCGGGCTCGGGATCGCCGATGATGGCCCGCCCCTGCGTCGCGGCCACCTCCGACGCGAGGTCGTCGAGTGTCGAGTTCCCGAGGCCGATGATCACGATGTCGCTCGTCGGTCCCCACGGGTTCATCGCGTCCATGTTGATGTTGGCCAGGGCCTTCGACAGCGGGTAGAGCGGGTGCTCGGCGTAGTACTTGGCGCCCAGCAGGCCCTGCTCCTCGGCGGTGACCGCGAGGAACACCACGCTCCGCTGCGGCTTCTCGGGCAGCGCGGTGAACGCCTTGGCCACCTCGAGCAGCGACGCGGTTCCGGTGGCGTTGTCGACCGCCCCGTTGTAGATCTGGTCGCCCTCGAGCGACTCGTCTCGCCCGAGGTGGTCCCAGTGGGCCGTGTAGATCACGTGCTCGTCGCGGCGCTGGGGGTCGGCCCCCTCGAGGCGCGCGATGACGTTTCTCGATGCGACGTCGCGCATCTCGTTCGCCACCGAGAAGCTCGCGCGGGCCTTGAGCGTCACCGGCCGGAAGTCCTTCGCCGTCGCCGCGCGCTTCAGCTCGAAGAAGTCGAATCCGCCGCCTCTGACGAGACTCTGCGCCTTGTCGATCGTGATCCACCCTTCGACCGGCACGCGGCCAGCGTTGCCGTCGGCTCGCCGCAGGTCGAAGTTCTCGGCGCCCCAGCTGCCCACGACGACCTCCCAGGGGTAGCCGGCCGGCCCGGTCTCGTGCACGATGATGGCCGCCGCCGCGCCCTTCTCGCTCGCGATCTCGTACTTGTAGGTCCAGCGTCCGTAGTAGGTCATCGCCTTGCCGCGGAACATGTCCGGATCGAGCGCGGTCGGATCGGCCGGATCCGGCACGGCCGGATCGTTGACGAGCATCAGGATCGTCTTGCCGCGCACGTCGACGTCCTTGTAGTCGTCCCACCCGTACTCGGGCGCCACGACGCCGTAGCCCACGAAGACCACCTCGGTGTCCTTGACCTCGACGAGCGGTTCGGTGCGCCGGGAGTTGAGCACGTAGTCGGTCTTGAACACGAGCGGCAGCGGCCGCCCGCCGGCCTCGATCGTCACCGACGGCGTCGACTTGATGCCGACGAGCGGCACCTCCTGCACGTAGGTGCCATCGGGATTCCCTGGTCCGAGCCCGAGCCCGCGGAAGGCGTCCTCGAGGTACTTGACGGTCAGTTCCTCGCCCTTCGTTCCCGGCAGGCGCCCCTCGAACTCGTCGGACGCGAGCGTGGAGATGTGGCGCAGCAGGTCATCGGCGGTGATCGTGCGCAGGGCCACCTGATCGGGTGGCTCGGCTTTCGCGCACGCGGCCACGGTCACGCCGCACAGCAACAGGCACGTGAGCAGGTAGCGCATGGGTCCCTCGAAGATGAGCGATGAATGGAGACGACAGGGGCACGTAAGGTTCACCCGGGTCAACCCTGATACGACACTCGGCTTGCGACGATCGGCCAGCGGCTACCGGCCAGCACGATGAAGATCGCCGTCCCAGCCGCCAGCCGGATGGTCACACTCAGGCCAATAGTACCGCGACGTGGCGCGCCGCTTCCAGCCGTCCTCGCCACGGCCGCCGCTGGTCTCGCCCGGCCTCATCCGCCCGCGGTGTCGTGTTCGAGCACCCAGATCATCACGGGGCTCGCGTCAGCCACGAAGGGGCCGCGCTCGTAGTCGCCGTACAGGGCGGCGACTCGGAATCCGGCGTCGCGCGCCATCGACTCGAACGCATCTCGCTCGACGAGCTCGAACGTCATCGGCAGCACGCGCTTCGAGCGCAGCACGCCGTCGCCGCCGTAGATCTCGAAGAACTGCAGTCGCCGCACGACCGGATCGCCGCCCTCTTCGACACCGGTCACGACGAGGGTGCCGTCGGTCACCGGCCACCAGCCGACCGCCCTCACCCGCCCGTCCACGTGGGCTCGGCGCAGCGTCGGATTGTGCAGGGTACAGATGAAGCGTCCGCCCGGGCGGAGCAGCCGTTTCACGGCAGCGAGGGCGGCGCGCTGCCGCATCTCGCCAACGATCTCCATGAACGACTGGAAGGGCAGCAGCACCAGGGCGAACGGATTCGCGAGCTCGAGCGCGCAGACATCGACGCAGTACAGGGTCGCCGAGAGGCCGCGGGCCTCCAGCTTGCGGGCCAGGACCTCGAGCATGCGCGGCGAACCATCGACCGACGTCAATGCGGCCCCCGCCTCGACGAGCGGGATCGAGAGCCTGCCGGTGCCGGCCATCAGCTCGAGCACGGGGCCCGACGCACCGGCCGCCTCCGACGTGAAGAACCGCACGTCGGCTTCCGTGGTGACGTAGGTGTCGTACAAGTCGGCGATGCGGTCGTAGTCGATGGGCGACGGGCTCACCGGCGTGCCCCGCCAGGCCGGCGTGCGACGAACAGCTCGTGAACGCCAGGCTCGACCTCCGAGTGCTCGAAGGGCACCACTGTGGGCTCGAAGCCGGCCTCGGCGAGCAGCCGGAGCCACGTCGCCCGGGTGAAGACGCCCTCGATGTGCCGATCGAACTCGACGCGTGGCATGCCGTTCCCCTCACGCAGCAGGTACGCCATGTCGACGATGTAGCGGCAGTCGGCCGGATCGGGGTCCCACGTCCACTCGAGGTACCGGAGGCTTCGATTCGGCCCGTCGTGGCCGCCGTGGTCGGTGGAGGGTCGAAACGTCTCGCGGACGTAGTCCGGCGCGAAGAGGGCGACGCCGCCCGGCGCGCAATGGACGGCGGCCGTCTCGATGGCCTGCCGGAGATCGGCCTCGCTCGTCATGTAGCAGATCGCATCGTGGACGAACACGCCGTCGAACGCACGGGCGAGCCGCACCGTGCGCATGTCGCCCGCGAGGTGCTCGCATTCCGGGTTCAGGCCACGACTGACCTCGAGCATCCCCGGCGCGCAGTCGACGAGCGTCATCGCGAAGCGCGCCTTGAGGAACGACGCGTTGTTGCCGCCGCCGCTCCCCAGCTCGAGCAGCGTCCGCATCGGCCGGGCCGCCGCGCCGAGCAGCAGGCGTTCGTAGATCGCCGCCTCCTCGGCGTACTCCGCCGGCGCCGACAGCAGCGGCCACCACGACGCGAGCTCGTCGTAGAGTCTCGGCACGATCGTCAGGCGGCGGGATCGAACGACGGGCCGTCGACGAGCACCATCTCGGCCGAGGCGCTCGCGAGCCGGACCTGCCGGGCCTCCGCGTACTCGGGCGAGCGCCACCACGCCTCGGCCCGTTCCCTCGAGGGAAACTCGAGCACGACCACACGCCCGGGCCTCCACTGCCCCTCGAGCGTGGCCGTGTCACCGCCCCGCACGAGGTACCGCCCGCCGTGGCGGGCGATCGACGCCGACGCCAGCAATTTGTACTTCTCGTAGGTGTCGGGGTCGGTGACGTGGATGTCGACGATGACGAGCGTGGGCATGGGTTCACCCTACCAGAATGCTCCGCCCGACCCAAGCGCGTTCCCGGCCGGCCACGCCTCGCGATCCGCAGCCCCGCCGCCCCGACGCGCGGCCCCCGTCGTGCCCTACCGTCGCGACCCGCCGCCCTCGAAGGCTTCCGCGAACGCGCGCCGCTGTTCGAGGCTGCCCAGCATGATGAGCTCGGCCCCCGAATGCAGGATCGTCTCCACGGTCAACTGTGTCACGAGCACCCCCTCGCGCTTGAGGGCGACCACGCTCAACCCGGTCTTCGAGCCGATGCCCGATTCCCGCAGGGGACGATCGGCGAGCGAGGCGGGCACCGGGATCGAGAACAGCTCGACGCCTTCCCCGAGCAGCACGAGGTCGTGACCCCGCAGGATCGAGAGCACGGCCTCGATGCCCAGCGATGTGTAGCTCAACACGAAATCGGCGCCCGCCCGGTGGATGGCCTCGACGTTGCGCTCGTAGGTGATCCGGCTGACGATGCGGACCTGGGCGTTGAGCCGCCGGCAGTACACCGCCAGGTAGATGTTCATGGCGTCGTCGTTGGTCGTGAGCAGCACCGAGGGCGCCTGTTCGATGCCAGCGCGCTCGAGCAGCCGCCGGTCGGCCGCATCGCCCGAGAACACGCGGTCGACCTCGGTGGCGAGCGACACGAGCGCCCCGGCCTCCCGGTCGATCACGTGCACGGGCAGGCCCTTGCGC is from Acidobacteriota bacterium and encodes:
- a CDS encoding ectonucleotide pyrophosphatase/phosphodiesterase, translated to MPIDRFVRRLAATLALTLPLALAPAGPVSGTARSSPQGEASVANELRAPSSSQPARPADHVIVISIDGFHPATYLDAERHGYEMPTLAALSDAGSHADGAIVSAPSLTYPSHTSLATGVRPARHGIVSNTIFDPGTGSQMWYFEARHLRVPALWDLARGHGLTTAGVSWPVTVGATMDVLYPETNQAPRHMSWLALARQQSTPGLIDAVVERLGGFGENDNRDPVQRDRFAAAVATHVIRAHQPHLLMVHLMQTDSAQHAHGPHSPEAREAFANVDAHLAAIVRATEEAGMRERTAFVVSGDHGFYRIHSVFQPNVILRRAGLLTTNERDRLLAWRALAHGLAIRVDEPANAELVERVATLFEDLARGQYRGLFRVVRRAELDEHGAYPDAAFFLEPAEGYYVSDGFADDAFLVASNRRGAHGYLPTNPALHTGFVASGAGVARGVPLAVIRQIDIAPTVARLLGFELPDADGVPLVGLVAAPGAEAAR
- a CDS encoding beta-lactamase family protein; translation: MRAQPSGPLRRFFSSLSVAAALGVSLGAQAPAARTAGVAPEVGTRVDAVFARWNSTATPGCSVGVSRGGQPVLARAYGMADLEHAVPNTPDTVFEAGSVAKQFVAAAVLQLARSRKLSLDDPARTYLPELPDYGAPITVRQLLQHTSGLRDWGAVAALGGWPRHTRAYTHAHVLDIVSRQRALNFNPGDSYSYTNTGYNLAAILASRVSRMSFADYTRDTLFRPLGMTRTGWRDDFTAIVKDRAIAYTRTEQGWRMQMPFENVHGNGGLLTTVDDLLAWNENFVHGRVGGPEFARDMLQPARLNDGRDIEYALGLFATTWRGIREIHHPGATAGYRAFLARYPDQHVSVAVLCNADDADAASLGRQVAELFLDRLSTRSEINGVRLVRAVLDARAGLYRNVATGDALTLVVDGEGLRVPGGRRFIPLSQTRFQSPDGALMEFDIGTNGRPRGFNAAWSANERHRFEPTAKASPTPAQMRELEGSYTSAEVETAFTVFVEKNTLKLRQRPDREWTLRPLYADAYWTPLALVRFIRDAEGRVIEMSLGVSRARDVRFARMP
- a CDS encoding M20/M25/M40 family metallo-hydrolase, which gives rise to MRYLLTCLLLCGVTVAACAKAEPPDQVALRTITADDLLRHISTLASDEFEGRLPGTKGEELTVKYLEDAFRGLGLGPGNPDGTYVQEVPLVGIKSTPSVTIEAGGRPLPLVFKTDYVLNSRRTEPLVEVKDTEVVFVGYGVVAPEYGWDDYKDVDVRGKTILMLVNDPAVPDPADPTALDPDMFRGKAMTYYGRWTYKYEIASEKGAAAAIIVHETGPAGYPWEVVVGSWGAENFDLRRADGNAGRVPVEGWITIDKAQSLVRGGGFDFFELKRAATAKDFRPVTLKARASFSVANEMRDVASRNVIARLEGADPQRRDEHVIYTAHWDHLGRDESLEGDQIYNGAVDNATGTASLLEVAKAFTALPEKPQRSVVFLAVTAEEQGLLGAKYYAEHPLYPLSKALANINMDAMNPWGPTSDIVIIGLGNSTLDDLASEVAATQGRAIIGDPEPEKGFFYRSDHFELAKQGVPALYADSGPTFVGKPDGYGQEKRDAFTANDYHKPSDEVKPDWDLGGMVEDTQFMFLVGYRVLQATTWPEWKPGTEFKAVREAMLAGR
- a CDS encoding class I SAM-dependent methyltransferase: MSPSPIDYDRIADLYDTYVTTEADVRFFTSEAAGASGPVLELMAGTGRLSIPLVEAGAALTSVDGSPRMLEVLARKLEARGLSATLYCVDVCALELANPFALVLLPFQSFMEIVGEMRQRAALAAVKRLLRPGGRFICTLHNPTLRRAHVDGRVRAVGWWPVTDGTLVVTGVEEGGDPVVRRLQFFEIYGGDGVLRSKRVLPMTFELVERDAFESMARDAGFRVAALYGDYERGPFVADASPVMIWVLEHDTAGG
- a CDS encoding class I SAM-dependent methyltransferase — encoded protein: MTIVPRLYDELASWWPLLSAPAEYAEEAAIYERLLLGAAARPMRTLLELGSGGGNNASFLKARFAMTLVDCAPGMLEVSRGLNPECEHLAGDMRTVRLARAFDGVFVHDAICYMTSEADLRQAIETAAVHCAPGGVALFAPDYVRETFRPSTDHGGHDGPNRSLRYLEWTWDPDPADCRYIVDMAYLLREGNGMPRVEFDRHIEGVFTRATWLRLLAEAGFEPTVVPFEHSEVEPGVHELFVARRPGGARR
- a CDS encoding DUF1330 domain-containing protein — translated: MPTLVIVDIHVTDPDTYEKYKLLASASIARHGGRYLVRGGDTATLEGQWRPGRVVVLEFPSRERAEAWWRSPEYAEARQVRLASASAEMVLVDGPSFDPAA